In Picosynechococcus sp. PCC 7002, the following are encoded in one genomic region:
- a CDS encoding MSMEG_0572/Sll0783 family nitrogen starvation response protein, translated as MPEVTIPAHQTGDFLVDYEEKVFPDVQAEPGEKALITFHTVAFEGSIGLVNLLQASRLIKKGFETSVLLYGPGVTLGVQRGFPKLGDEGFPGHLAMNDRLVKIMESGGKVYACRFALQALYGHGEPSLIPGIRPINPLDVMDLILMHRKEGAFILDTWTM; from the coding sequence ATGCCTGAAGTAACAATTCCTGCCCACCAGACCGGTGACTTTCTTGTGGATTACGAAGAAAAAGTTTTTCCTGATGTCCAAGCAGAGCCCGGCGAAAAAGCACTGATTACCTTTCATACAGTAGCCTTTGAAGGTTCCATTGGTTTAGTCAATTTATTACAAGCAAGTCGCCTCATCAAAAAAGGGTTTGAAACGTCTGTGCTACTTTATGGCCCTGGGGTAACTCTGGGGGTTCAGCGGGGCTTTCCAAAACTCGGCGATGAAGGTTTTCCGGGGCACTTAGCCATGAATGATCGCCTGGTTAAGATTATGGAATCTGGCGGAAAGGTCTATGCCTGTCGTTTTGCACTACAAGCTCTTTATGGCCACGGAGAACCTTCTTTGATTCCTGGTATCCGCCCGATTAATCCCTTAGATGTGATGGATTTAATTTTAATGCACCGCAAAGAAGGGGCATTTATCCTTGACACCTGGACGATGTAA
- a CDS encoding LuxR C-terminal-related transcriptional regulator: MLDSACLIVDLQKVQRITQGISGCLEPTLIAKRLTEALIKDFNCVFARIWLTEPDQRSLRLVASSGLSENINGSFARVPMGAYKVGKIAKNGIPFLSNHLAEEAWVKDHDWAIANGIQGFAGYPLASQQRIIGVLAAFSHETFLPEFLEVLQVLCMAGAIALDAAQKSPQDPSKSQTRESHPLSDHLGSLLSTSQLSLIGTERPLTPSSTYLLIKTVEILNQFNCHYCRLIYGDTEICLEGIIAAPTPTKNTGRSPFADIEFFVQTLGGNCDVGINAQEAVHQIRLTLPYGATTQVYKSKESLSQRERQVLALLTKGLRDRDIAQQLHISESTVKFHLNRTLSKLQAKNRYQAIYQATKQGLI; this comes from the coding sequence GTGCTTGATTCTGCTTGCTTGATTGTTGATTTGCAAAAGGTTCAGCGCATTACCCAGGGCATTTCCGGTTGTCTGGAACCAACGCTGATCGCCAAACGTTTAACCGAAGCATTGATTAAAGACTTTAATTGCGTCTTTGCGCGAATTTGGTTAACTGAGCCAGATCAACGATCGCTCCGGTTGGTGGCCTCATCGGGTCTGTCTGAAAATATTAATGGCAGTTTTGCACGGGTTCCCATGGGCGCCTATAAGGTCGGAAAAATTGCCAAAAATGGGATTCCTTTCCTGAGTAATCACCTGGCGGAAGAAGCTTGGGTAAAAGACCATGACTGGGCGATCGCCAACGGAATTCAAGGTTTTGCGGGTTATCCCCTTGCCAGTCAACAGCGAATTATTGGTGTGTTAGCGGCCTTTAGCCATGAAACTTTTTTACCAGAATTTTTAGAGGTTTTGCAGGTGCTATGTATGGCTGGGGCGATCGCCTTAGATGCCGCCCAAAAAAGTCCCCAAGATCCCAGCAAAAGCCAGACAAGAGAATCTCACCCCCTCTCGGATCACCTGGGCAGCCTTTTAAGTACCAGCCAGCTTAGTTTGATTGGTACGGAACGACCTCTGACACCAAGTTCGACCTATCTCTTAATCAAAACCGTAGAAATTCTCAATCAATTCAACTGTCACTATTGCCGACTCATCTACGGTGATACGGAAATTTGTCTCGAAGGGATTATCGCCGCCCCTACCCCGACGAAAAACACAGGGCGATCGCCTTTTGCCGACATTGAATTTTTCGTACAAACCCTTGGGGGGAACTGCGATGTCGGGATCAACGCCCAGGAAGCAGTTCACCAAATTCGCCTTACTTTGCCCTATGGAGCGACCACCCAAGTCTACAAATCAAAAGAATCACTATCCCAACGGGAACGTCAAGTTTTAGCGCTCCTCACCAAAGGGCTACGCGATCGCGACATTGCCCAGCAGCTCCACATCAGTGAAAGTACCGTAAAATTCCACCTAAACCGCACCTTGAGTAAACTACAAGCTAAAAACCGCTACCAAGCTATTTACCAAGCCACAAAACAAGGTCTGATTTAA
- a CDS encoding MSMEG_0570 family nitrogen starvation response protein, with translation MPAVTFDIVWPDGSQDQFYSPSTVVHDYFQVGQGYALADFVHRSQTALTLASKRVEQRYGRPCSLALRQLQRVEQKASIFMDQPNAQVTILANDH, from the coding sequence ATGCCAGCCGTTACTTTCGACATCGTTTGGCCAGACGGCTCCCAGGATCAATTTTATTCCCCCTCCACCGTCGTCCATGACTACTTTCAGGTGGGACAAGGCTACGCCCTGGCGGATTTTGTGCATCGTTCCCAAACGGCCCTGACCCTGGCCAGTAAGCGGGTCGAACAACGTTATGGTCGCCCTTGTTCCTTGGCCCTGAGGCAGCTCCAACGTGTTGAACAGAAGGCTAGTATATTCATGGATCAACCCAATGCCCAGGTCACAATCTTGGCGAATGACCACTAA
- the pdxA gene encoding 4-hydroxythreonine-4-phosphate dehydrogenase PdxA, with amino-acid sequence MKIRLALTIGDPAGIGPEVLLKALADPEIRALCPMRVIGDRPLLEKTYQHLKTRTESDLLDPSELEIVEPSGNEFLRNFTWGEGSAETGDRAFQYLNTAIEKTLGGEFSGIVTAPIAKSLWKAAGHDYPGQTEVLAQKSQTTRYGMAFIGKSPYTGWTLRSLLATTHIPLKAVPETLNPGLMDLKLSLLLESLQQDFGLENPQVAIAGLNPHSGENGQLGTEEMDWLNGWLEDARQKYPNATLLGLYPPDTMWVNAGKAWYGKPEFKPAADAYLALYHDQGLIPVKLMAFDYAINTTIGLPFIRTSPDHGTAFDIAGQGSANPTSMKEAIKLAVSISQNRAATTVPPLLTPPDRSLLG; translated from the coding sequence ATGAAAATTCGCCTCGCTTTGACTATTGGTGATCCGGCCGGGATTGGCCCAGAGGTACTTTTAAAAGCTCTGGCGGATCCAGAAATTAGAGCGCTTTGTCCGATGAGGGTCATTGGCGATCGCCCCTTGCTCGAAAAAACCTATCAGCACCTCAAAACTCGGACGGAATCTGATCTCCTTGATCCCAGTGAGTTAGAGATTGTCGAACCGAGTGGCAATGAATTTTTGAGGAATTTCACCTGGGGAGAAGGTTCGGCAGAAACAGGCGATCGCGCTTTCCAGTACCTCAACACGGCGATTGAAAAAACCCTGGGGGGAGAATTTTCGGGGATTGTCACCGCCCCCATTGCTAAATCCCTCTGGAAAGCAGCCGGCCACGACTACCCCGGCCAAACGGAGGTTCTCGCCCAAAAGAGCCAAACCACCCGCTATGGCATGGCCTTTATTGGCAAATCTCCCTATACAGGCTGGACATTGCGGAGCCTGCTAGCGACGACCCACATTCCTCTAAAAGCGGTGCCAGAAACCTTGAATCCAGGGCTGATGGATTTGAAACTTAGTCTTCTTTTAGAGTCGCTCCAGCAGGATTTTGGGTTAGAAAATCCCCAGGTGGCGATCGCCGGTTTAAATCCCCACAGTGGCGAAAATGGTCAATTGGGCACCGAAGAAATGGACTGGCTTAACGGTTGGCTAGAAGATGCGCGACAAAAATATCCCAATGCAACTCTGTTAGGGCTTTATCCTCCGGATACCATGTGGGTCAATGCGGGCAAAGCTTGGTATGGCAAACCAGAATTCAAACCCGCCGCCGATGCGTATCTGGCTCTCTACCACGACCAAGGGTTAATCCCAGTGAAACTGATGGCCTTTGACTACGCGATCAATACCACCATTGGTTTACCCTTTATTCGGACTTCCCCCGACCACGGCACCGCCTTCGACATTGCGGGGCAAGGCAGCGCCAATCCCACCAGCATGAAAGAAGCGATCAAACTGGCCGTCAGCATTAGCCAAAATCGCGCCGCCACCACTGTCCCCCCACTTCTAACCCCCCCAGATCGCTCGTTGCTTGGATGA
- a CDS encoding HNH endonuclease has translation MGRSPLPEKIQNKVRERAKGLCEYCHGVELWQYVRFTIDHVIPQARGGSDDVDNLALACFNCNRRKSSFVTGVDLLSGAEVRLFNPRCDRWADHFVWAEDGVILVGLTEIGRATIARLDMNRERVLLIRQADRDVGRHPPKLDRLLGDSGTSDLV, from the coding sequence ATGGGTAGGTCTCCACTTCCAGAAAAAATTCAAAACAAAGTCAGAGAAAGGGCTAAGGGTCTATGTGAGTATTGTCATGGAGTGGAGTTATGGCAGTATGTTCGCTTCACGATTGATCATGTCATTCCACAGGCTCGGGGTGGTTCGGATGATGTGGACAATTTGGCATTAGCTTGTTTTAATTGCAATCGTAGAAAGTCAAGTTTCGTGACAGGAGTTGATCTGCTGTCAGGGGCGGAAGTTCGCTTGTTTAACCCGCGTTGTGATCGATGGGCTGATCATTTTGTTTGGGCAGAAGATGGAGTTATTTTGGTAGGTTTAACAGAAATTGGGCGGGCAACGATCGCCAGATTAGATATGAATCGGGAGCGCGTTCTGTTGATTCGGCAAGCGGATCGAGATGTTGGGCGACATCCTCCGAAATTGGATCGGCTGTTGGGGGATAGTGGAACTAGCGATCTCGTTTAA
- a CDS encoding TolB family protein, with protein MEKFWPLAIATMGLILGGCGRALFYQPQIATGGINSNFAEEFPSYSGDGRYLAFASERDGRRNIFLYDLQTNQLVNLPNLNRRDSSQDQPDLSEDGRFIAYVSTERGRQDVFVYDRNQGRSQLLTVNLRGSVQNPTISGDGRRVAFQSNERGQWNLMLVDVTP; from the coding sequence ATGGAAAAGTTTTGGCCGTTGGCGATCGCCACTATGGGATTGATCTTAGGGGGCTGTGGTCGGGCCTTGTTTTATCAGCCCCAGATTGCCACGGGGGGAATTAATAGTAATTTTGCCGAAGAATTTCCGAGCTACAGCGGTGATGGCCGTTATCTCGCCTTTGCCTCAGAACGGGATGGCCGCCGCAATATTTTTCTCTACGATCTCCAGACTAATCAATTAGTTAACCTGCCTAATCTCAACCGCCGCGACTCTAGCCAAGACCAACCGGATCTCAGTGAAGATGGCCGTTTTATCGCCTATGTTTCCACCGAACGGGGCCGCCAGGATGTATTTGTCTATGACCGCAACCAGGGGCGATCGCAGTTGTTAACGGTGAATTTGCGGGGGTCGGTACAAAATCCCACCATTAGCGGCGATGGACGTCGGGTCGCTTTTCAGAGCAACGAACGGGGGCAATGGAATTTGATGCTGGTGGACGTGACTCCCTAA
- a CDS encoding sll0787 family AIR synthase-like protein codes for MNITLPQLAETLRHNLGLLHKRDIQLASRHFQRQFTTQGQAIRLGDDCAAIPDQAGFLLLAAEGMSPALVQQDPWFAGWCGVLVNVSDIYAMGGRPLAVVDALWACGDQQAQQIWAGMQAAAEKFQVPIVGGHTNTHSEYDALGVAILGRAKRLITSFDAQVGDRLVLVANFQGQPRPQLPYCWDAATQADPAQLQAQWDLLPLLAERGLCSAGKDVSMGGIIGTTLMLLETSNCGAILDIGAVPCPPQLDLQQWLLSFPSYGFLLTVSPEQVSEVEMLCEDQGLVAQAIATITPGHTLTLKLGETSLDFWHLDHVPLTGFTGGS; via the coding sequence GTGAACATCACTTTACCCCAGTTGGCAGAGACCCTACGCCACAATTTGGGCCTTTTACATAAACGGGATATCCAACTCGCTTCCCGGCACTTTCAACGGCAATTTACGACCCAGGGACAAGCCATTCGCCTTGGGGATGATTGTGCAGCCATTCCCGACCAAGCTGGTTTTCTCCTTCTAGCCGCAGAGGGCATGAGCCCGGCATTGGTGCAGCAGGATCCGTGGTTTGCGGGCTGGTGTGGGGTGCTCGTGAATGTCAGTGATATTTATGCCATGGGGGGACGACCCTTGGCGGTTGTTGATGCTCTGTGGGCCTGTGGCGACCAGCAGGCACAGCAAATTTGGGCCGGGATGCAGGCAGCGGCAGAAAAGTTTCAGGTGCCGATTGTTGGGGGTCATACCAATACCCACAGTGAATATGATGCCTTGGGAGTCGCGATTCTCGGTCGGGCAAAACGACTGATTACCAGTTTTGATGCCCAGGTGGGCGATCGCCTCGTGTTAGTCGCTAATTTTCAGGGGCAACCCCGGCCCCAACTGCCCTACTGTTGGGATGCCGCCACCCAAGCCGATCCAGCGCAACTCCAGGCCCAATGGGATTTATTACCGCTCTTGGCTGAACGGGGTTTATGTAGCGCTGGCAAAGATGTCAGTATGGGGGGAATTATCGGCACAACTTTGATGCTCTTGGAAACGTCTAATTGTGGTGCGATCTTGGATATTGGCGCAGTTCCCTGTCCACCACAGCTCGATTTGCAACAATGGCTCCTCAGTTTTCCAAGCTACGGTTTTTTGCTGACTGTGTCTCCAGAGCAGGTCTCTGAAGTAGAAATGTTGTGCGAAGATCAGGGGTTGGTCGCTCAGGCGATCGCCACCATTACCCCAGGCCACACCTTGACCCTTAAACTGGGGGAAACTAGCCTCGATTTTTGGCACCTCGACCATGTTCCGCTCACTGGCTTTACCGGAGGCTCCTAA
- a CDS encoding MSMEG_0569 family flavin-dependent oxidoreductase — protein MQTHYPVIIVGGGQAGLALSYLLKQNNIDHLIFEKHKIGHAWRNERWNSFCLVTPNWQCRLPGFPYAGPDPTGFMAKEEIVSYLEAYARSFNPPIREGVTVSKVSSAGTKFAVKTSIGNYTADQVAIATGGYHVPKIPPIAAQLPRELQQIHSVQYKNPQDLPDEVLIVGTGQSGCQIAEDLHLAGKTVHLVTGSAPRAPRRYRGKDVVEWLERMGYYDLPIDQHPQKEMVRHKTNHYVTGRDGGRDIDLRRFAQQGMHLYGRLQSITRQTLHFGKDLKHNLDQADATVVRIQRNIDKFIADNNITAPPEAHYQPVWEPELEPSSLNLKETNIGAVIWATGFRLNFSWIDLPIFNELGEPLHDRGVTAVDGLYFLGLPWLYTWGSGRFSGVARDAEYLATQITARLLVPASA, from the coding sequence ATGCAGACCCATTACCCGGTAATAATTGTTGGGGGTGGCCAGGCAGGACTTGCCCTCAGCTATCTCCTCAAGCAAAACAATATTGACCACCTTATTTTTGAGAAACACAAAATTGGTCATGCGTGGCGTAATGAACGCTGGAATTCCTTTTGTTTAGTGACCCCCAATTGGCAATGTCGGCTCCCCGGTTTCCCCTATGCAGGGCCTGACCCTACTGGTTTCATGGCCAAGGAAGAGATTGTTTCTTATTTAGAAGCCTATGCCCGCTCTTTTAATCCGCCCATTCGAGAGGGGGTAACGGTTTCCAAGGTGAGTTCGGCTGGAACCAAGTTTGCAGTAAAAACATCTATCGGTAACTACACGGCTGATCAAGTGGCGATCGCCACAGGGGGATACCACGTTCCAAAAATTCCGCCCATCGCTGCCCAACTGCCGCGTGAGTTACAGCAAATCCATTCCGTACAGTACAAAAATCCCCAGGATCTTCCCGACGAAGTATTGATTGTGGGCACTGGCCAGTCGGGTTGTCAAATTGCTGAGGATCTTCATTTAGCAGGGAAAACAGTTCACCTTGTTACCGGTAGTGCGCCCCGAGCGCCGCGCCGTTATCGGGGCAAGGATGTGGTGGAGTGGCTCGAACGCATGGGTTATTACGACCTACCCATCGACCAGCATCCCCAAAAAGAAATGGTGCGTCATAAAACCAATCACTATGTCACAGGCCGGGATGGGGGCCGCGATATTGATCTGCGCCGCTTTGCCCAACAGGGAATGCACCTCTATGGTCGCTTGCAAAGTATTACCAGGCAGACTCTCCACTTTGGGAAAGATTTAAAACACAATTTAGATCAGGCTGATGCCACCGTGGTGCGCATTCAACGGAATATTGACAAATTCATTGCTGATAACAACATCACCGCTCCCCCAGAGGCCCATTATCAACCCGTCTGGGAGCCAGAATTAGAACCATCATCCCTCAACCTCAAAGAAACTAATATTGGTGCAGTTATTTGGGCGACGGGCTTTCGCTTAAACTTTAGTTGGATTGATCTCCCCATCTTTAATGAATTGGGAGAACCCTTACATGACCGAGGGGTAACCGCCGTGGATGGATTATATTTCCTTGGTTTGCCCTGGCTCTATACCTGGGGTTCTGGTCGTTTTTCCGGTGTCGCTCGTGATGCAGAATATTTGGCGACACAAATTACAGCAAGGCTTTTGGTTCCGGCTTCTGCTTAA
- a CDS encoding Nit6803 family nitrilase, with the protein MLDSSKTIRAAAAQISPVLFSCAGTTEKVLETITQAAKEGVQLIVFPETFVPYYPYFSFIEPPVLMGKSHLQLYEQAVTVPGPVTTAVAEAAQAHDMVVVLGVNEREEGSLYNTQLIFDHDGTLRLKRRKITPTYHERMVWGQGDGAGLTTVDTAVGRVGALACWEHYNPLARYSLMAQHEQIHCGQFPGSMVGQIFTEQMEVTMRHHALESGCFVINATGWLSAEQKTQLTSNEKMHKALSGGCYTAIISPEGKHLTAPIYEGEGLAIADLDFSLITKRKRMMDSVGHYSRPDLFQVQLNDAPWATLNTSSLSFPSEVPPLPNTPAPDIPASCP; encoded by the coding sequence ATGCTTGATTCCTCGAAAACAATTCGGGCGGCAGCGGCACAAATTAGTCCGGTTTTGTTTAGTTGTGCAGGTACGACGGAAAAAGTGCTGGAGACAATTACCCAGGCGGCCAAGGAGGGCGTGCAGTTGATTGTCTTTCCAGAAACCTTTGTCCCCTACTATCCTTATTTTTCTTTTATCGAGCCCCCTGTGCTGATGGGGAAAAGCCATCTCCAGCTCTATGAGCAAGCAGTCACAGTCCCTGGCCCCGTCACGACAGCGGTGGCTGAAGCGGCCCAAGCCCATGACATGGTCGTGGTTTTAGGGGTGAATGAACGGGAGGAGGGTTCCCTTTACAATACCCAATTGATTTTTGATCACGATGGGACATTGCGCCTTAAGCGCCGCAAAATCACTCCCACCTACCATGAGCGAATGGTTTGGGGTCAAGGGGATGGCGCTGGTTTAACGACGGTCGATACGGCTGTGGGCCGTGTGGGTGCTTTAGCTTGTTGGGAGCACTACAATCCCCTTGCTCGCTATAGTCTGATGGCCCAACATGAGCAGATTCATTGTGGTCAATTTCCGGGATCTATGGTGGGGCAAATTTTTACGGAACAGATGGAAGTGACCATGCGCCACCATGCTCTTGAATCCGGCTGTTTCGTGATCAATGCAACGGGATGGCTCTCGGCAGAACAGAAGACCCAATTAACCAGCAATGAAAAGATGCACAAAGCCCTTAGTGGTGGTTGTTATACGGCCATCATTAGTCCTGAAGGTAAGCATTTAACGGCCCCGATTTATGAAGGGGAAGGTTTGGCGATCGCCGATTTAGATTTCTCCCTGATTACCAAACGCAAGCGAATGATGGATTCAGTGGGACATTACTCCCGCCCTGATCTATTCCAGGTACAACTCAATGACGCACCTTGGGCCACCCTCAACACGAGTTCCTTGTCCTTTCCCTCAGAAGTACCACCACTGCCGAATACCCCGGCCCCAGATATTCCCGCCTCCTGTCCCTAA
- a CDS encoding MSMEG_0568 family radical SAM protein, with translation MTMPMDKQRLITELQSHGLRLTETTMTGRQGGAGPSDHRAVTIGGTTVMVPIYTNTAGRSPYHATLDSQRSEAKLQKHHQDIAPITLQGRPKFYDLETAEGIPYWKIALLHSNNVLATTVQQTCMRYRDESTACQFCAIEKSLEAEQTIARKLPEQLAEVVEAAVRLDGIEQVIMTTGTPNTGDRGAAYLTKCAAAIKAKVDIPIQAQCEPPADFVWFERLKAAGVDSLGMHLEAVDPVVRAKIMPGKAEVPVSYYYQAYEAAVQVFGWGQVSTYLLAGLGDSFATLVTAAEKLVSIGVYPFVVPFVPISGTPLATHPAPDAEFMFALYQKVGQILKEAGMSSQAIKAGCAKCGACSALSTFEN, from the coding sequence ATGACTATGCCCATGGATAAACAACGTCTGATTACAGAACTCCAGTCCCACGGTCTCCGCCTGACAGAGACCACAATGACTGGACGTCAAGGGGGGGCAGGGCCTTCGGATCACCGGGCAGTGACCATTGGCGGGACCACCGTGATGGTTCCTATTTATACGAATACCGCTGGGCGATCGCCTTACCATGCCACCCTAGATTCCCAACGGAGTGAAGCCAAGCTCCAGAAACATCACCAAGACATCGCCCCCATTACCCTACAAGGACGTCCCAAATTCTACGATCTAGAGACAGCGGAGGGGATTCCTTACTGGAAAATTGCCCTTCTCCATAGCAATAATGTGCTCGCCACAACGGTGCAACAAACCTGTATGCGCTACCGGGACGAAAGTACAGCCTGCCAATTTTGTGCGATTGAAAAATCCCTAGAAGCAGAACAAACCATTGCCCGTAAACTCCCGGAACAGTTAGCAGAGGTTGTGGAAGCGGCGGTGCGGCTCGATGGTATTGAGCAGGTGATCATGACCACAGGAACCCCCAACACAGGCGATCGCGGTGCGGCCTACCTGACCAAATGTGCCGCTGCCATCAAAGCAAAAGTCGATATTCCTATCCAAGCCCAATGTGAACCCCCCGCTGATTTTGTCTGGTTTGAGCGTTTAAAAGCCGCTGGCGTAGATAGTTTAGGAATGCACTTAGAGGCTGTTGATCCCGTAGTCCGTGCCAAAATCATGCCTGGCAAAGCAGAAGTCCCTGTTTCCTACTACTACCAAGCCTATGAAGCAGCTGTGCAAGTATTCGGTTGGGGCCAAGTCAGCACCTACCTGCTAGCCGGTTTAGGAGATAGTTTTGCAACGCTTGTGACGGCGGCAGAAAAATTAGTCAGTATTGGTGTTTACCCCTTCGTGGTGCCTTTTGTCCCTATTTCTGGCACGCCCCTAGCAACCCACCCGGCCCCTGATGCGGAGTTCATGTTTGCCCTCTACCAAAAGGTGGGTCAGATCCTCAAGGAAGCGGGAATGTCTTCTCAGGCGATCAAAGCCGGTTGTGCGAAATGTGGTGCCTGTTCCGCATTATCTACCTTTGAAAATTAA
- a CDS encoding MSMEG_0567/Sll0786 family nitrogen starvation N-acetyltransferase, which yields MSRQQFQFELAQSAAEIRAYFALRRDIFCEEQGIFSGNDFDDLDPIAYPIVALDKSSSPQSKVVGVVRIYESEPQVWYGGRLGVQPEFRRVGRIGKGLIYKAVTTAHGWGCTKFLATVQLQNVRFFQRQHWHSLAEMDICDRPHHLMEADLNFYPPAVNPRPQLDLGTWLVS from the coding sequence ATGAGCCGTCAGCAATTTCAGTTTGAACTGGCCCAGTCTGCGGCGGAAATCCGCGCTTATTTTGCCCTGAGACGGGATATTTTTTGTGAAGAACAGGGGATTTTTAGCGGCAATGATTTTGATGATCTCGATCCCATTGCCTATCCGATTGTCGCTTTGGACAAGAGCTCATCCCCCCAGAGCAAGGTGGTTGGGGTTGTGCGCATCTACGAAAGTGAGCCCCAGGTTTGGTACGGTGGTCGCCTGGGAGTCCAGCCAGAGTTTCGGCGGGTGGGACGCATTGGTAAGGGGTTAATCTACAAAGCGGTCACAACGGCCCATGGTTGGGGTTGTACTAAGTTTCTGGCGACGGTACAGCTACAGAATGTGCGTTTTTTCCAGCGGCAACATTGGCATTCTCTGGCGGAAATGGACATTTGCGATCGCCCCCATCATCTTATGGAGGCAGATTTAAACTTTTACCCACCGGCAGTGAATCCCCGACCCCAACTTGACCTGGGGACTTGGCTCGTTTCCTAA
- a CDS encoding tocopherol cyclase family protein, with protein sequence MNFCEPPHSGYHWDHHTPRFFEGWYFRVTLPELGDNFAFMYSIEDPLGDRPHSGGAVQVLGLQDEYLWRTLPNVKNFWADHQHLALGHWRHCPPHLKPQFLAPRVFQDKIQEGYQATATLNQGRIIDPGTGEICQWHYETKPIYGWGTPAKPTANWYSFLPIYDPGWQVLLAHGLSTGWIEWQGKRYEFRDAPAYSEKNWGKSFPKAWFWLNCNAFKEEKDLALTAAGGIRQILARGEEVGLIGIHHHGKFYEFAPWTSTLTWHFSPWGSWEMTAGDRQGFTVHLSGKTDLPGQPLRAPTHTGLRFCCQDTLRGQISLELFAPDKTPLIQATSDLGGLEVGGQWWRRDFG encoded by the coding sequence ATGAATTTTTGTGAACCACCCCACAGTGGCTACCACTGGGATCACCACACCCCCCGTTTCTTTGAAGGTTGGTACTTTCGTGTCACCTTGCCGGAGTTGGGTGATAATTTTGCCTTCATGTATTCCATCGAAGATCCCCTCGGCGATCGCCCCCATAGTGGTGGTGCCGTGCAAGTTCTGGGCCTCCAGGATGAGTATCTCTGGCGTACTTTACCGAACGTGAAAAATTTTTGGGCTGATCATCAGCATCTCGCCCTGGGCCATTGGCGACATTGTCCCCCACATCTAAAACCTCAATTTCTAGCTCCCAGGGTTTTCCAGGACAAAATTCAGGAAGGCTACCAGGCCACAGCAACCCTCAACCAAGGCCGTATCATCGACCCAGGCACCGGGGAAATTTGCCAGTGGCACTACGAAACCAAGCCGATCTACGGTTGGGGAACGCCCGCTAAGCCCACCGCCAATTGGTATTCTTTTTTGCCCATTTATGATCCCGGTTGGCAAGTTTTACTGGCCCATGGGTTGAGTACGGGTTGGATCGAATGGCAGGGCAAACGCTATGAATTCAGAGATGCCCCGGCCTATAGCGAAAAAAATTGGGGCAAATCCTTTCCAAAGGCTTGGTTTTGGCTCAATTGCAATGCTTTCAAGGAAGAAAAAGATCTCGCCCTCACTGCCGCTGGTGGCATTCGTCAAATTTTAGCGAGGGGAGAGGAAGTGGGTTTAATTGGTATTCACCACCACGGAAAATTTTATGAATTTGCCCCCTGGACAAGCACCCTCACCTGGCACTTTTCTCCCTGGGGAAGTTGGGAAATGACCGCAGGCGATCGCCAAGGGTTTACGGTTCACCTCAGTGGGAAAACCGACCTACCGGGACAACCCCTGCGAGCACCGACCCACACGGGCCTACGGTTTTGTTGTCAGGATACCCTGCGGGGCCAAATTTCCCTTGAACTATTCGCCCCGGACAAAACGCCCCTCATCCAAGCAACGAGCGATCTGGGGGGGTTAGAAGTGGGGGGACAGTGGTGGCGGCGCGATTTTGGCTAA